Proteins encoded together in one Impatiens glandulifera chromosome 1, dImpGla2.1, whole genome shotgun sequence window:
- the LOC124918744 gene encoding hypersensitive-induced response protein 1-like: MGQALCCVQVDQSTVAVKEQFGRFDDILSPGCHCLPWCLGYQLAGTLSLRVQQIDVRCETKTKDNVFVTVVASIQYRALADKASDAFYKLSNTKAQIQAYVFDVIRASVPKMELDSAFEQKNEIAESVERELAKAMSAYGYEIVQTLIVDIEPDAQVKRAMNEINAAARLRVAATEKAEAEKILQIKRAEGEAESKYLSGLGIARQRQAIVDGLRDSVIAFSENVPGTSAKDVMDMVLVTQYFDTMKEIGASSKSSAVFIPHGPGAVRDIASQIRDGLLQGQNAQI, translated from the exons ATGGGGCAGGCACTTTGTTGTGTTCAGGTTGATCAGTCCACTGTTGCTGTTAAGGAACAATTTGGGAGATTTGATGACATACTTAGTCCAGGGTGTCACTGTTTACCTTGGTGTTTAGGTTACCAATTAGCTGGAACTTTATCTCTTCGTGTACAGCAGATTGACGTTCGCTGCGAAACTAAAACGAAG GATAATGTTTTTGTGACGGTTGTTGCATCTATTCAGTATCGTGCTTTGGCAGACAAAGCTTCTGATGCTTTCTACAAGCTCAGTAATACTAAAGCACAAATTCAGGCCTATGTTTTTGATG TTATTAGAGCTAGCGTTCCAAAGATGGAATTGGATTCTGCATTTGAACAGAAGAATGAGATAGCTGAATCTGTTGAAAGAGAACTTGCAAAG GCTATGTCTGCTTACGGGTATGAAATTGTCCAAACTCTAATTGTGGATATTGAGCCAGATGCACAGGTGAAGAGGGCAATGAACGAGATAAATGCAG CTGCTAGACTTAGGGTAGCTGCGACTGAAAAGGCGGAAGCAGAGAAAATACTGCAAATTAAACGAGCTGAAGGAGAAGCAGAATCGAAGTACTTATCTGGACTCGGTATCGCTAGGCAGAGACAAGCCATCGTTGATGGTCTTAGAGACAGTGTGATTGCATTCTCCGAGAATGTTCCTGGTACAAGTGCTAAAGATGTGATGGACATGGTTCTTGTGACACAATATTTCGACACAATGAAAGAGATCGGAGCTTCTTCTAAATCTTCGGCTGTTTTCATCCCACATGGACCCGGGGCAGTTAGGGATATTGCTTCGCAGATTCGGGATGGACTTCTTCAGGGTCAGAATGCTCAGATTTGA